The sequence TAGCATACAAAATGTTTGTCCAAGATTTTCCAGTAGGGGCAGCTATGACTACTGATGAGCTGCGAATGCTCTTATTTAAATTAGACATTATTAATCTAAATATATTAGTATTGAGTTTTTATAATAAGAGTTTAGATATAGAAGAAGTTATTGTAGAAGCAATATATTTTTTTGAAAGAATTGTAATGGGAGCAAAAATATCTACTATTATGTATCCTAGTTGGAATCGTTGGTTTAAAAATAACTCATTATTTGCTACTATAAAATTTATGACAAATTAACTGCCAGAAATTTGGTAGTTTTTTTATGTATAAAAATTTTAAATCTGGGCAATAACTGAAAGAGTACATAAAAATATCCAATATGAAGGAGGAGCTTGGATGAAAATTGATAAACACACTGTTATTTTATCTGCTATACTGGTAATTTTATTTGGGATGGCCGTAGTATTTGATACTTTGTTGTTTGCTAAACAAGCTAGTGAACTTTTGAAAGACGATGTAATTCGCTTTCATGTGCTTGCAAACAGTGATTCAGCAGAAGATCAACAGTTAAAGGAAGAGGTTCGAGATGCTGTTATGAAATATATGGAACCATTTTTGGATACTGCAGATTCTGTTGATGAAAGTAGAAGATTACTGCTAAAAAACATAGATGCGATGCAAGCTGTTGCAGAAAATGTTGTTACTTCGCGTGATAAGAATTATGATGTAAGAGTAGAGATAGCCCAAGTGCAGTTTCCAACAAAAAAGTATGGGGATATAATCTTTCCTGCAGGAGTTTATGAAGCCTGTCGAGTTTTAATTGGAGAGGCTTCCGGCGCAAATTGGTGGTGCGTAATGTTTCCGCCATTATGTTATGTAGATGCTTCAATGGGGGTGTTGCCTTTGGAAGGAAAAGAAGAACTTGAGAAAAACTTAACTGATGCTCAATACAAAATTGTTGCATTTCAAAAGGAAAAACCATATAAAATAAGATTTAAGCTATTAGAATGGCTAGAAGGAGTTTTGAATTAGATGAATAAGATTGCTACACCAGGAGGTACCAAGGCGGTACTATCGAAATATCCATTTATATTGAAAAAGAAATATGGACAAAATTTTTTAATAGATGAGCACGTATTAACTAAAATTATTTCTGCTGCAAATATTTCAAAAAATGATTGTGTATTGGAAATTGGCCCAGGAATAGGAAGTGTAACACAAGAGCTTCTTGAACATGCTCAAGAAGTAATTGCAGTAGAGATAGATAAAGAATTGATTCCTATTTTGAATAATCAATTTGGTTCATACGATAATTTTGCATTAATAAATGAGGATTTTTTGAAGTTGGATTTGAAAGAAGTTTTGAAAGGAAAAACAAACATAAAAGTGGTTGCAAATTTACCATATTATATTACGACGCCGATTATTATGGCGCTCTTAGAAAGTGAATTACCATTTATTAATATAACTGTGATGGTACAAAAAGAGGTTGCAGACAGAATTACTGCACTTCCAGGAACGAAGGAATATGGATCAATTTCTGCTAGTATAGCATATTATGCAAAGGTGAGATTGGTTGCAAATGTACCTATGCATTCGTTTTTGCCGCGTCCAACAGTAAATTCAGCCGTGATAGAGCTTGAGTTATATAGAAATCCGCCTGTAGATTTAAAAAATAAAGAGGTGTTTTTTAAAGTGATTAGGGCAGCATTTTCTCAAAGAAGAAAAACTATTTTGAACACGCTGTCAAATAATTTTAATATTGATAAAAAACAACTCAAAAATCTCTTGGAGGTTGCGGATATAGCAGAAAACGTTCGCGGAGAAACTTTAGGGACTAGTGAATTTGCAATTTTATCTAACTTGATTTGTTCTACTCAATAAACTAATTCATATATATGTAATATTAAGTGATTATAATGTAAAGGAGAGCGAGTTATGTCCGCAAATACTTTTATTAATCTAGAAGAAAACATCAGTGGTTATTCTAATAATGGAAAGCCTGTAACAGGTCATATTACTATTGGAATGCCTGGTCGAGTGAAATTATATGTAGACAATTTAAAAGATTCTGAGACAAATAATTATGTCTGTTATCTTATGAGTAAATCGCAAAATAAAGCTGTACGATTAGGAGAGCTAACTAAGCCTAGCCAAAATAAGCAATCAACGTTTAAAATAGACCTAAAGGATATTGGCGGAAAAGGCTTGGTGCGACAAGATATTGATGGAGTTGCTGTAGTTATTGAAGGAGTGAGTATAGGAAATACACAAATTGTTCTTACCGGTTTTGGGGGAGCTACATACTCACCTTCTCCATTAATACAACGTGCTTTGCCAAAACCAGCTAATGCAGATGAGACAAGATATAAAAGGGAAAATACTGGAAAATATGTCGAAACGACAAAAGTAGAGAAGACATTGACACCTAAAGAAAGTGTTGCAGTAGATAAAAACAATAAAGTATTAAACACTGCTAGTCCGGCTAGCAATATTCAGGGAGCAATCAATGAGGTAGATAAAATTTTAGGAATAAACCAAGCTGACAAAAAAATAGAAGATATAATAGTACAAGGTGCAGACGTCGCGATAAAAGAA is a genomic window of Candidatus Epulonipiscium viviparus containing:
- the spoIIR gene encoding stage II sporulation protein R, producing the protein MKIDKHTVILSAILVILFGMAVVFDTLLFAKQASELLKDDVIRFHVLANSDSAEDQQLKEEVRDAVMKYMEPFLDTADSVDESRRLLLKNIDAMQAVAENVVTSRDKNYDVRVEIAQVQFPTKKYGDIIFPAGVYEACRVLIGEASGANWWCVMFPPLCYVDASMGVLPLEGKEELEKNLTDAQYKIVAFQKEKPYKIRFKLLEWLEGVLN
- the rsmA gene encoding 16S rRNA (adenine(1518)-N(6)/adenine(1519)-N(6))-dimethyltransferase RsmA — translated: MNKIATPGGTKAVLSKYPFILKKKYGQNFLIDEHVLTKIISAANISKNDCVLEIGPGIGSVTQELLEHAQEVIAVEIDKELIPILNNQFGSYDNFALINEDFLKLDLKEVLKGKTNIKVVANLPYYITTPIIMALLESELPFINITVMVQKEVADRITALPGTKEYGSISASIAYYAKVRLVANVPMHSFLPRPTVNSAVIELELYRNPPVDLKNKEVFFKVIRAAFSQRRKTILNTLSNNFNIDKKQLKNLLEVADIAENVRGETLGTSEFAILSNLICSTQ